From a single Pleurodeles waltl isolate 20211129_DDA chromosome 10, aPleWal1.hap1.20221129, whole genome shotgun sequence genomic region:
- the BRCC3 gene encoding lys-63-specific deubiquitinase BRCC36 isoform X1, whose amino-acid sequence MAVQAAHLDSDAFLVCLNHALSTEKEEVMGLCIGQVDTCRIVHIHSVIILRRSDKRKDRVEISPEQLSAASTEAERLAEMTGRPMRVVGWYHSHPHITVWPSHVDVRTQAMYQMMDQGFVGLIFSCFIEDKNTKTGRVLYTCFQSVQAQKSSEYERIEVPIHVVPRDTIGKVCLESAVELPKILCQEEQDAYRRIHSLTHLDSVTKIHNGSDTIQTSCHLPLRENVPHFSLLQQRNKFVSGSCLSCKTGQMCETKATGSHSSGIARG is encoded by the exons ATGGCCGTGCAGGCCGCGCACCTGGACAGCGACGCCTTCCTGGTCTGCCTGAACCACGCGCTGAGCACCGAGAAGGAGGAGGTGATGGGGCTCTGCATCGGGCAG GTTGACACCTGTCGAATAGTCCATATCCATTCAGTCATTATCCTCAGGCGTTCAGATAAGAGGAAGGATCGGGTGGAAATCTCTCCAGAGCAGCTGTCCGCTGCATCCACTGAGGCAGAA AGATTAGCTGAAATGACGGGCCGTCCCATGAGGGTTGTGGGATGGTATCACTCCCATCCACACATCACTGTTTGGCCGTCCCATGTTG ACGTGCGCACCCAGGCCATGTACCAGATGATGGACCAGGGCTTTGTGGGTCTCATCTTTTCGTGCTTCATCGAGGACAAAAACACCAAG ACAGGACGCGTGCTTTACACCTGCTTCCAGTCTGTCCAGGCCCAGAAGAGCTCGGA GTATGAGCGCATCGAAGTCCCTATTCATGTAGTGCCTCGTGACACCATTGGGAAGGTGTGCTTAGAGTCTGCTGTGGAGCTGCCCAAGATCCTGTGCCAGGAAGAGCAGGACGCCTACCGGAGGATCCATAG CCTCACGCACTTGGACTCCGTCACGAAGATTCATAATGGCTCAG ATACCATACAGACGAGCTGCCATCTGCCCCTGCGAGAGAATGTGCCACACTTCAGCCTTTTACAGCAGCGAAACAAGTTTGTCAGCGGTTCATGTTTGTCATGTAAAACTGGGCAGATGTGCGAGACGAAAGCCACAGGATCTCACAGCTCAGGGATTGCTCGTGGTTGA